A single Brassica rapa cultivar Chiifu-401-42 chromosome A04, CAAS_Brap_v3.01, whole genome shotgun sequence DNA region contains:
- the LOC103865710 gene encoding jacalin-related lectin 22, producing MGKMCGGEGGREWDDDVYEGIRKVYVGQDLSRITYVKFEYVKEDGEVVTREYGTITQDPKEFIIEYPDEHITAVEGSYNKVALIATEVITSLVFRTSKGRTSPTFGPNLFGVVNGTKFKFEDEGKKIVGFHGRSDNAIDALGVYLVLDSLTTPFPLYKLDAQGGTEGRVWDDGSFDGVRTLRICQDDHRITYLEFEYDKGGKSEKLYHGVKGGTPSELVVDYPNENIKLVEVTYDKPNLFQNTVITSLTFQTSSGRTSFFGYKVGKKFVLEQKDLRLVGFHGKEGDAIDALGAYFAPVQAPTPLIPTKKLPLVGGNGGVKWDDGVFDGVRKIYIGQIYDVVSYVKFDYIKGKEFTTRKQSIKDGN from the exons ATGGGGAAGATGTGCGGTGGTGAAGGTGGGCGTGAATGGGACGACGATGTATATGAGGGTATAAGAAAAGTGTATGTTGGGCAAGATCTCTCACGTATCACTTACGTCAAATTCGAGTACGTGAAGGAAGACGGGGAAGTGGTAACACGTGAATATGGGACCATAACTCAAGACCCTAAAGAG TTTATAATTGAATATCCGGATGAACACATCACAGCGGTGGAGGGAAGCTACAACAAAGTGGCTCTGATAGCCACGGAGGTGATCACCTCCCTTGTCTTCAGGACCTCAAAGGGTAGAACGTCTCCAACGTTTGGTCCAAACTTGTTCGGAGTTGTTAATGGTACAAAGTTCAAGTTTGAGGACGAGGGAAAGAAGATCGTAGGTTTTCATGGACGGTCGGATAATGCTATTGACGCTCTTGGAGTTTACCTTGTACTAGACTCTCTGACCACGCCTTTCCCTCTTTACAAGCTGGATGCTCAAGGTGGTACAGAGGGACGTGTTTGGGACGATGGCTCTTTCGATGGCGTTAGGACACTGCGCATTTGTCAAGATGATCATCGTATCACTTACTTAGAGTTCGAGTACGACAAAGGCGGGAAGTCAGAGAAACTTTACCATGGGGTGAAAGGAGGAACACCATCTGAG CTTGTGGTTGATTACCCGAATGAAAACATCAAGTTGGTGGAAGTAACCTATGATAAGCCAAACCTTTTTCAAAATACCGTCATCACGTCACTTACCTTCCAAACATCAAGTGGGAGAACATCATTCTTTGGGTATAAAGTGGGTAAGAAGTTTGTTCTTGAGCAAAAGGATCTTCGACTTGTCGGATTCCATGGAAAAGAAGGTGACGCCATTGATGCTCTAGGAGCATATTTTGCACCTGTTCAAGCTCCTACTCCTTTGATTCCAACCAAGAAACTACCGTTGGTAGGCGGCAACGGAGGAGTTAAATGGGATGATGGTGTGTTCGACGGTGTAAGGAAGATATATATAGGACAAATTTACGACGTTGTATCTTATGTCAAGTTTGATTACATTAAGGGAAAAGagttcactacaagaaaacagtcCATTAAGGACGGAAATTAA